A window of Reinekea marina contains these coding sequences:
- the grxD gene encoding Grx4 family monothiol glutaredoxin, which translates to MTDTIENIKEQIASNDILLYMKGNPNQPMCGFSARTVQSVMSCGQRFAYVDILQNPDIRAELPKYANWPTFPQLWVKGELIGGCDIVNEMFEKGELQTLLAEAAPAAE; encoded by the coding sequence ATGACTGATACCATTGAAAACATTAAAGAACAAATAGCGTCTAACGACATTTTACTTTACATGAAGGGCAACCCTAACCAGCCAATGTGTGGTTTCTCGGCACGTACAGTGCAATCGGTTATGAGTTGCGGCCAACGCTTTGCCTATGTCGATATTCTGCAGAATCCTGACATTCGTGCCGAGCTTCCAAAATACGCTAATTGGCCAACTTTTCCTCAATTATGGGTAAAAGGTGAGTTAATTGGCGGTTGTGACATTGTGAATGAAATGTTCGAAAAAGGTGAATTGCAAACACTGTTAGCGGAAGCAGCTCCTGCGGCTGAATAA
- a CDS encoding YqgE/AlgH family protein, protein MNIESTERTLDLTGHFLIAMPDMGDPVFSGTVTYLLVHDDDGALGVIINRPLEVELQEVFKAAQIETYEPDVGELPVYHGGPVTPEQGFILHRRRERSWSSAITNDELSLTTSRDILVDIASKNGPEEYLFCLGYSGWTKGQIEEELKTNAWLTVKADIDIIFSPNSEKYSQALKQLGIDQAVLSGQGGQA, encoded by the coding sequence ATGAATATTGAATCCACAGAGAGGACGCTTGATTTAACCGGACACTTTTTAATTGCCATGCCAGATATGGGTGATCCTGTATTCTCAGGTACAGTTACTTACTTGTTGGTGCATGATGATGACGGAGCTTTAGGTGTCATTATTAATCGTCCGTTAGAGGTGGAATTGCAAGAGGTTTTTAAAGCCGCCCAGATTGAAACCTATGAACCTGACGTTGGAGAATTGCCTGTTTATCATGGCGGTCCGGTAACGCCAGAGCAGGGTTTTATTTTGCATCGGCGGCGAGAGCGGTCTTGGTCTAGCGCGATCACCAACGATGAGCTGAGCTTAACAACCAGCCGAGATATTCTTGTTGATATCGCGAGTAAAAACGGTCCAGAGGAGTATCTATTTTGCTTAGGTTATTCCGGCTGGACGAAAGGACAGATTGAAGAAGAACTTAAAACAAATGCTTGGCTGACGGTCAAAGCGGACATCGATATTATTTTCTCACCCAACTCAGAAAAATACTCTCAAGCCTTAAAGCAGCTCGGTATTGACCAAGCTGTGTTATCTGGGCAGGGCGGTCAAGCCTAA
- a CDS encoding mechanosensitive ion channel family protein, translating to MSNLRDEFKVIVEPWLEFLPGGAEAWFEWLVVAWIGVFAVFLHIVLHLFVRHYVANWISLWTSKLKGNWQFSLFSHNLFRRASFVIQGAVVQLQSVWWLDEGSTIFKVIKFASDQWILLFLLLTLFSVLDVFHGVWNRRASGGNHFPIKGILQTIKLLASLFIGLVAIALLIGKSPLLLLSGLGALSAVMMLVFKDPILGLVAGIQLSANDMLAVGDWLEMPKYGADGDVIDIALTTVKVRNWDKTITTIPAYALISDSFKNWRGMTESGGRRISRSVLIETSSIRFLDEALLADLNKSELVGRYLSERLEQIEAENKEKNVDMAVLVNGRRLTNIGTFRQYLVNYLQNHPCIHKDMTLMVRQLAPTSEGLPIQIYAFTNTTSWGEYENIQADIFDHIFAALPAFDLRIHESPTGNDIRSLKDSLKS from the coding sequence ATGAGTAATTTAAGGGATGAGTTTAAGGTCATAGTTGAGCCATGGTTAGAATTTTTACCCGGCGGAGCTGAAGCCTGGTTTGAATGGCTTGTGGTTGCCTGGATTGGCGTTTTTGCTGTTTTTCTACACATAGTCTTACATCTGTTTGTTCGACATTATGTAGCCAACTGGATCTCACTCTGGACGTCGAAACTAAAGGGTAATTGGCAGTTTTCGTTGTTTAGCCATAATTTGTTTCGTCGTGCGTCTTTTGTGATACAAGGTGCGGTTGTTCAGTTGCAATCAGTTTGGTGGTTAGACGAGGGTTCGACCATCTTTAAAGTCATTAAATTTGCCAGTGATCAATGGATTCTGCTGTTTCTATTATTAACCTTATTTTCTGTTTTAGACGTTTTTCATGGCGTTTGGAATCGCCGCGCCTCAGGTGGGAATCATTTTCCTATAAAAGGCATTCTTCAAACGATCAAATTACTGGCGTCGCTGTTTATAGGGTTAGTCGCTATAGCGCTGCTTATCGGCAAATCTCCGCTATTGCTGCTCAGTGGTTTGGGCGCGTTGTCAGCCGTGATGATGTTGGTGTTTAAAGACCCTATTTTGGGCTTAGTGGCGGGTATTCAGCTTTCGGCAAACGACATGTTGGCCGTTGGCGATTGGTTAGAAATGCCTAAGTATGGTGCCGATGGCGATGTTATTGATATAGCGCTGACCACTGTCAAAGTTCGTAACTGGGATAAAACCATTACGACCATTCCGGCTTATGCGCTTATTTCGGATTCCTTTAAGAATTGGCGCGGCATGACGGAGTCGGGCGGGCGCAGAATTAGCCGCAGCGTGTTGATTGAAACCAGCAGCATTCGATTCTTAGATGAAGCACTTTTGGCTGATTTGAATAAATCAGAATTGGTTGGGCGCTATTTAAGCGAACGGTTAGAACAAATTGAAGCCGAAAACAAGGAAAAGAATGTCGATATGGCCGTTCTTGTGAATGGTCGCAGGCTAACCAATATTGGAACCTTTCGCCAATATTTGGTGAACTATTTGCAAAATCACCCATGCATTCATAAAGATATGACTTTGATGGTTCGGCAACTGGCACCGACGTCAGAAGGGTTGCCGATTCAAATATATGCGTTCACCAATACAACCAGTTGGGGTGAATATGAGAATATTCAGGCCGATATATTTGACCATATATTTGCTGCACTGCCAGCCTTTGACTTGCGTATTCATGAATCGCCTACCGGCAATGACATTCGGTCATTAAAAGACAGTTTAAAATCGTAA
- a CDS encoding adenosylcobalamin-dependent ribonucleoside-diphosphate reductase, which translates to MTDNTQLDRDNCIKIDHQPASIDIWDAKYRLKNAQGEAVDQDMKGTFVRVAEALSSVEKGKKKQQEWREKFTWALENGAIPAGRITSNAGALAHKPATSTINCTVSGTIEDSMDGILEKVHEAGLTLKAGCGIGYEFSTLRPRNAFVSGAGAYTSGPLSFMDIYDRMCFTVSSAGGRRGAQMATFDVSHPDVIDFIKAKREDGRLRQFNLSLLVTSEFIESVVNDADWPLVFPVSEAEVKRDSLDVNDPAQIIWKDWHVKDGYMQNEQGETACRVYRVIKARNLWNIIMTSTYDFAEPGFILIDKVNEMNNNWFCETIRATNPCGEQPLPPYGSCLLGSINLTHFVENPFTDKARFNWDKYRKVVSIFTRMLDNVVEINGLPLEGQRREIERKRRHGMGYLGLGSTIAMLQMKYGDEKSVEFTEEVTKEMALSGWQTSLELSKEKGAAPIMDEEFEITHEMTRQRPELLQDGYQVGDKLPGRILHAKYSRYMQKLASVAPELVSELAQTGARFTHHSSIAPTGTISLSIANNASNGIEPSFAHHYSRNIIREGKKSKEKVDVFSFELLAYRELINQKAMPFSTDPEEQLPEYFVSSETISPKQHVDIQAASQLWIDSSISKTANIPTDYPFDDFKDIYLYAYEKGLKGCTTFRFNPEAFQGVLVKEEDLENTTYRFQLEDGSNIELKGNEKVEYDGEEHTAANLFDALKEGYYGKF; encoded by the coding sequence ATGACGGATAACACACAACTGGATCGTGACAACTGCATAAAAATAGACCACCAACCCGCATCAATTGATATTTGGGATGCTAAATACCGCCTGAAAAACGCTCAAGGCGAAGCAGTTGATCAAGACATGAAAGGCACCTTTGTACGCGTTGCTGAGGCACTTTCTTCCGTCGAAAAAGGTAAAAAGAAGCAACAAGAATGGCGTGAAAAGTTTACTTGGGCACTTGAGAACGGCGCAATTCCAGCCGGTCGAATTACCTCTAATGCGGGTGCCTTAGCTCATAAACCAGCCACATCGACCATTAACTGCACCGTTTCGGGCACTATTGAAGACTCTATGGATGGTATCTTAGAGAAAGTTCATGAGGCTGGCCTTACGTTAAAAGCAGGTTGTGGTATTGGATACGAATTCTCAACGCTACGCCCTCGAAATGCTTTTGTCAGCGGTGCAGGCGCTTATACATCGGGTCCTTTATCCTTTATGGATATTTACGATCGCATGTGTTTTACCGTTTCTAGCGCAGGTGGCCGTCGTGGTGCCCAAATGGCAACATTTGATGTCAGCCACCCAGACGTTATCGATTTCATCAAAGCTAAACGTGAAGACGGCCGTTTGCGCCAATTTAACTTATCATTATTAGTAACGTCTGAATTTATCGAATCGGTCGTCAACGATGCCGATTGGCCACTGGTGTTCCCAGTTAGCGAAGCAGAAGTTAAACGCGACTCCTTAGATGTGAATGACCCTGCCCAAATCATTTGGAAAGACTGGCATGTCAAAGATGGATACATGCAGAATGAGCAAGGTGAAACCGCTTGCCGTGTTTACCGCGTCATCAAAGCACGCAATTTGTGGAACATCATCATGACCTCCACTTATGATTTTGCTGAGCCTGGCTTTATCTTGATCGATAAAGTTAATGAGATGAACAACAACTGGTTCTGCGAAACAATCCGAGCAACAAACCCATGCGGAGAGCAACCGTTGCCGCCGTATGGAAGCTGCTTACTCGGCTCGATCAACTTAACTCACTTTGTCGAAAACCCATTTACCGATAAAGCCCGTTTTAATTGGGATAAATATCGTAAAGTTGTCAGTATCTTCACCCGCATGCTCGATAACGTTGTTGAGATCAATGGCCTACCACTTGAAGGTCAACGACGCGAAATTGAACGCAAACGCCGTCATGGTATGGGTTATCTAGGTCTGGGCAGTACCATTGCCATGTTGCAAATGAAATATGGCGATGAAAAGTCGGTTGAATTCACAGAAGAAGTGACCAAAGAAATGGCGCTTTCTGGCTGGCAGACGTCATTAGAACTTTCTAAAGAGAAAGGCGCAGCACCAATCATGGATGAAGAGTTCGAGATCACTCATGAAATGACTCGCCAACGCCCTGAATTACTACAAGATGGCTACCAGGTTGGCGACAAATTGCCAGGACGAATCTTGCACGCTAAATACAGCCGCTATATGCAAAAACTAGCGTCTGTAGCGCCCGAGTTGGTGTCTGAGCTAGCGCAAACAGGCGCTCGTTTCACCCACCACTCATCAATTGCACCGACAGGTACAATTTCGTTGTCTATTGCTAACAACGCCAGTAATGGTATTGAGCCTAGCTTTGCACACCATTACAGCCGAAACATTATTCGAGAAGGCAAAAAGTCGAAAGAAAAAGTCGATGTTTTCTCGTTTGAACTGCTGGCTTATCGCGAGCTGATCAACCAAAAAGCAATGCCTTTTAGCACAGACCCAGAAGAGCAATTACCAGAATATTTCGTGTCTTCTGAGACCATTTCGCCGAAGCAACATGTAGACATTCAAGCCGCTTCTCAGTTGTGGATTGATTCATCTATTTCTAAAACAGCGAACATTCCAACGGACTACCCGTTCGATGACTTTAAAGACATTTACTTATATGCCTACGAGAAAGGTCTAAAAGGTTGTACTACCTTTAGGTTTAACCCAGAAGCATTCCAAGGCGTATTAGTTAAAGAAGAAGATTTAGAAAATACAACTTACCGTTTCCAACTTGAAGATGGCAGCAATATTGAGCTGAAAGGTAATGAAAAGGTAGAGTACGACGGTGAAGAACATACAGCCGCCAACCTATTCGATGCACTCAAAGAAGGCTACTACGGGAAGTTTTAA
- a CDS encoding NrdJb, translated as MKKINQKIVGFDVVTPEKKAAQLANDAAQAEKNAQAQIEQMHESVERAEMLIGSTYKIKTPMSEHAMYVTINDMVLNEGTEHEVRRPFEIFINSKNMEHYQWVVALTLLISAVFRKGGDITFIVDELSAVFDPQGGYFKRGGKFMPSLVAEIGDVVEKHLKMIGMIKEEGLDEHQQKLIEEKRKQYEAATAAPKSGDAADSGDFPADAHVCKKCNTKAAIIMDGCLTCLNCGDSKCQ; from the coding sequence ATGAAAAAGATTAATCAAAAAATTGTCGGCTTTGATGTTGTAACACCCGAGAAAAAAGCCGCTCAGTTAGCTAACGATGCCGCTCAAGCGGAAAAAAATGCACAAGCTCAAATTGAGCAAATGCATGAGTCAGTCGAGCGTGCCGAAATGCTCATTGGTTCTACTTATAAAATTAAAACGCCGATGTCTGAACATGCTATGTACGTCACCATTAACGACATGGTGTTAAACGAAGGTACGGAGCACGAAGTAAGACGCCCGTTCGAGATTTTTATAAACTCGAAAAACATGGAGCACTACCAGTGGGTTGTTGCACTGACGTTACTTATCTCGGCGGTTTTCCGTAAAGGTGGAGACATAACCTTTATTGTCGATGAGCTTAGCGCTGTATTTGATCCACAAGGCGGTTATTTCAAACGCGGTGGTAAATTTATGCCGAGTCTTGTTGCTGAAATTGGCGATGTCGTTGAAAAGCACTTAAAAATGATCGGTATGATTAAAGAAGAAGGCTTAGATGAGCATCAGCAAAAACTGATCGAAGAAAAGCGAAAGCAATATGAAGCAGCTACAGCGGCACCAAAATCTGGCGATGCCGCCGATTCTGGCGACTTTCCAGCCGATGCCCACGTATGTAAAAAGTGTAACACCAAAGCAGCCATCATTATGGACGGTTGTCTAACTTGCCTAAACTGCGGCGATTCAAAGTGTCAATAA
- the argF gene encoding ornithine carbamoyltransferase: MSVRHFLTLNDLSKAEALSIIERAGELKALHKSKTLFEPLKNRVLGMIFEKSSTRTRVSFEAGMTQLGGSAIFLSSRDTQLGRGEPIEDSARVLSQMVDAVMIRTFEHEKIETFAQYSTVPVINALTDDYHPCQLLADMQAYIEARGSIEGKTVTWIGDGNNMCSSYINAAMLFDFKLNIACPEGYEPNAKLVEKAGDRVTITRSIEEASRGAHLITTDVWASMGQEEETKARLAAFADYQVSPKLMDLADKDAVFLHCLPAHRGEEVSEDMLDDPRSVVFEQAGNRLHAQKALLEFLILN; encoded by the coding sequence ATGTCTGTTAGACACTTCCTAACGTTAAATGATCTTTCTAAAGCTGAAGCATTGAGCATTATTGAGCGTGCCGGTGAACTGAAAGCACTTCACAAATCTAAAACTCTGTTCGAACCTCTAAAAAACAGAGTTTTAGGCATGATCTTTGAAAAATCATCCACACGGACGCGGGTTTCTTTTGAAGCTGGAATGACGCAACTCGGCGGCAGCGCGATCTTTTTATCCTCGCGCGATACCCAATTGGGTCGAGGCGAACCCATAGAGGACAGCGCACGTGTCCTATCTCAAATGGTCGATGCGGTAATGATTCGAACCTTTGAACATGAAAAAATTGAAACCTTTGCACAATACAGCACGGTTCCTGTTATCAACGCGCTGACCGATGATTACCACCCATGCCAATTGTTAGCTGACATGCAAGCCTACATTGAAGCCAGAGGCAGCATTGAAGGCAAAACTGTCACCTGGATCGGCGATGGGAACAATATGTGTAGTAGCTACATTAACGCAGCCATGCTATTCGATTTCAAATTAAATATCGCCTGCCCAGAAGGTTATGAGCCTAATGCGAAATTAGTCGAGAAAGCGGGCGATAGAGTGACCATTACTCGTTCAATTGAAGAAGCGAGTCGCGGCGCGCACCTTATTACCACGGATGTATGGGCCAGCATGGGGCAAGAGGAAGAAACTAAGGCTCGTCTTGCTGCCTTTGCAGATTACCAAGTTTCACCCAAACTCATGGATTTAGCCGACAAAGACGCCGTATTCTTGCATTGCTTGCCAGCACACCGAGGCGAAGAAGTCAGCGAAGATATGCTTGATGACCCTCGATCGGTTGTTTTTGAACAAGCCGGAAACCGACTACACGCACAAAAGGCCTTATTAGAATTCTTAATTCTAAACTAA
- a CDS encoding methyl-accepting chemotaxis protein, which yields MLKISLVQRVALGFSLTCLLIFAMAGFSLTSNNKLTSQLEYTATTLGQLLDNANTLLLNVQDANRAVMQHANAEDTEKLAQLRQNFELATSKYEQNLALVRTKLSALPDYDSGANNVDELSQQIFELSRQHLDLQDTKVEARVNAIKELEYFNGEWLFFDQDLNSIINTAKRQNAESAVWDLEFIQRQAISAQSFIQQALTILDPERLVKVESELMNYLSGINEKVNNISSSLPSQAGDVEQIVSLLNRAIAEPEGLFQRHKLFVQLTSDSQNELQTLADLVNLATQNMSAFVGQVRNTTDTAVSEAKDVAKQANLLGISLFLITLTVSILIGVNVFRSIHYPLAGIMEALDKIASGNLSDRIKTNYGAEMGLISDHINLISDQLSLLISKVQESAVTIKEVSQKSYDMSQQTNLDVSAQKEQTDSVAAAVTEMEAAVLEVASNAEQTSAEVTSVTNYAQQNIATISENVEFVEHLKASLDEASQVINSLSNDSQKIGEILNVIQSIAEQTNLLALNAAIEAARAGEQGRGFAVVADEVRSLANRSQSSADEIREMITALQTNSSKAVKIVEENVSSADVSVEKTQATFRSLNKMVDSLELVNDMSRTIATASEEQSAVAKEVSQNIIQISDMSENIAESAQQGAENSNKLNELSTTQSELVNQFKI from the coding sequence ATGTTAAAAATTTCTTTGGTTCAACGCGTCGCACTGGGGTTTTCACTCACATGCTTGCTGATATTTGCGATGGCGGGCTTTTCACTAACATCGAATAATAAGCTCACGAGCCAATTAGAATACACAGCAACAACATTAGGTCAGCTTTTGGATAACGCCAATACGCTACTTTTAAACGTCCAGGACGCTAACCGAGCCGTGATGCAACATGCCAATGCGGAGGATACTGAAAAATTAGCTCAGCTGAGACAAAACTTTGAATTAGCGACGTCAAAATACGAACAAAACTTAGCGCTTGTGCGCACTAAGCTCAGTGCTCTGCCCGACTATGATAGCGGTGCGAATAATGTTGACGAGTTGTCTCAACAAATTTTTGAACTTTCTCGACAACACTTAGACTTGCAAGATACCAAGGTTGAAGCACGCGTTAACGCGATAAAAGAGCTAGAATATTTCAATGGCGAATGGTTGTTTTTTGATCAAGACTTAAACTCGATCATCAACACTGCAAAGCGGCAAAATGCGGAAAGCGCCGTTTGGGATTTAGAGTTCATTCAACGCCAAGCAATCAGCGCTCAATCTTTCATTCAGCAAGCCCTGACCATTTTAGACCCAGAGCGGCTGGTGAAAGTTGAATCAGAGTTAATGAATTACTTAAGTGGAATTAACGAAAAAGTTAATAATATCTCCTCTAGCTTACCCTCTCAAGCGGGTGACGTTGAGCAAATTGTATCCTTATTGAATCGCGCAATTGCTGAGCCTGAGGGTTTGTTTCAACGCCATAAATTATTTGTTCAACTCACCAGCGACAGCCAAAATGAATTGCAAACCCTAGCCGATTTAGTCAATCTCGCAACTCAAAATATGTCAGCCTTCGTCGGTCAGGTTCGCAACACAACCGATACCGCTGTTTCAGAGGCAAAAGATGTCGCTAAACAAGCCAACCTGTTGGGTATTTCTCTATTTCTAATCACTTTAACAGTTTCTATTTTAATTGGCGTTAACGTATTTCGTTCTATTCATTACCCTTTAGCAGGCATCATGGAAGCCTTAGATAAAATTGCCAGTGGAAATTTATCGGATCGTATAAAAACCAATTACGGTGCGGAAATGGGTCTTATTTCTGATCACATCAATTTAATTTCCGACCAGCTCAGTTTGCTTATTTCTAAGGTGCAGGAATCAGCCGTCACTATCAAAGAAGTTTCTCAAAAAAGTTACGACATGAGTCAGCAAACCAATCTTGATGTCAGTGCACAAAAAGAACAAACAGATTCAGTGGCCGCCGCTGTGACTGAGATGGAAGCCGCTGTATTAGAAGTTGCTTCCAACGCCGAACAAACCAGTGCCGAAGTGACCAGCGTGACCAATTACGCGCAGCAAAACATTGCAACGATCAGTGAAAATGTTGAGTTCGTTGAGCATTTAAAGGCGTCTTTAGATGAGGCTTCGCAAGTCATTAATTCGCTTTCAAATGATAGCCAGAAAATAGGTGAAATTTTGAATGTTATTCAAAGTATTGCCGAGCAAACGAACCTATTAGCCTTAAATGCCGCTATCGAGGCAGCACGTGCGGGTGAACAAGGGCGAGGCTTTGCCGTGGTAGCCGATGAAGTTAGATCGCTTGCAAACCGCTCACAATCTTCAGCAGACGAGATTCGAGAAATGATTACCGCCTTGCAAACTAACTCTTCTAAAGCGGTTAAAATTGTAGAAGAAAACGTAAGCAGTGCCGATGTTTCGGTAGAAAAAACTCAAGCCACCTTCCGCTCGTTGAATAAAATGGTCGATAGCTTGGAGCTAGTGAATGACATGAGCCGAACGATAGCCACAGCATCGGAAGAGCAAAGTGCTGTTGCAAAAGAAGTAAGCCAAAACATCATTCAAATATCGGATATGTCAGAAAATATTGCCGAAAGCGCACAACAAGGTGCTGAAAACTCGAACAAATTAAACGAGCTATCAACCACACAAAGTGAATTGGTCAATCAGTTTAAAATTTAG
- a CDS encoding HesA/MoeB/ThiF family protein — protein MALTDSQLLRYARNILLADVDIKGQEALLAANVLVVGVGGLGSPIVQYLAAAGIGALTLADADYVDETNLQRQIIHTQDTVGQLKVNSAAQWVHQLNSDVSVEVISENVTSVNAKRLVANADVVVVGSDNFSSRYLLNETCYRLNTPLVSAAAIGLSGQLTSFDFRQESSACFACVYPDGQDDQVSCATAGVLGPVVGTMGSLAALEVLKIIVGFGAPLFGQLLTWDAKSLEFQKFNYAKNTACPVCHSVKA, from the coding sequence ATGGCATTAACAGATTCCCAACTATTACGATACGCCCGAAATATTCTCCTAGCAGATGTCGATATTAAAGGCCAAGAAGCGCTGCTCGCAGCAAACGTGCTTGTGGTGGGCGTGGGTGGGCTTGGTAGCCCAATTGTCCAGTACCTAGCGGCGGCAGGTATCGGGGCTTTAACACTGGCCGATGCCGATTACGTTGATGAAACAAACCTGCAGCGGCAAATCATTCACACTCAAGATACCGTTGGGCAGTTGAAAGTTAACAGCGCTGCACAATGGGTTCATCAGCTAAACAGTGATGTTTCAGTCGAAGTTATATCCGAAAACGTGACATCAGTGAATGCCAAGCGGCTGGTTGCGAATGCTGATGTCGTGGTTGTTGGTTCGGATAATTTCAGTAGTCGTTATTTACTGAATGAAACCTGCTATCGGCTCAATACCCCACTAGTTTCTGCTGCGGCGATTGGCCTTAGCGGCCAATTAACGAGCTTCGACTTTAGACAAGAAAGCAGTGCTTGCTTTGCTTGTGTGTACCCCGACGGCCAAGATGACCAAGTCAGCTGCGCAACGGCGGGAGTTTTAGGGCCTGTAGTAGGCACAATGGGGTCACTGGCGGCTTTAGAAGTGCTAAAGATTATCGTTGGCTTCGGCGCTCCTTTGTTTGGCCAGTTACTGACTTGGGATGCAAAATCCCTAGAGTTTCAAAAATTCAACTATGCTAAGAACACTGCTTGTCCTGTGTGCCATTCCGTTAAGGCGTAA
- a CDS encoding lysoplasmalogenase, whose amino-acid sequence MTIIYHWLFLATSLIYLALLPFDPLPVTWLLKMLPIAVLFFAVFKGFPFSGRILVLLALFFSACGDVLLQFDFFVPGVAAFLVAQLNYGVFFARHWSSAHTRWPISTMAIGYMLVMAFLLTPHLGDLIAPVFAYLVVIGFMGILATHSTLPIKWAVLGAFVFILSDSFIAIDRFLRPLPFSSYLIMITYYAAQWMIIQGALNKYKQYKS is encoded by the coding sequence ATGACAATAATTTATCACTGGCTGTTTCTTGCAACATCTCTCATCTATTTAGCGTTACTACCCTTTGACCCGCTGCCCGTTACTTGGCTTCTAAAAATGCTGCCAATTGCCGTGCTATTTTTCGCTGTGTTCAAGGGCTTTCCTTTTTCCGGTCGAATCTTGGTGTTGCTGGCATTATTTTTTAGCGCTTGTGGTGATGTATTACTGCAATTCGATTTCTTTGTTCCTGGAGTCGCTGCATTTTTAGTGGCGCAATTAAATTACGGCGTTTTCTTCGCTAGGCATTGGTCTTCTGCTCACACGCGCTGGCCGATTTCTACAATGGCCATAGGATACATGCTGGTGATGGCATTTTTACTCACGCCACACTTGGGAGATTTAATTGCGCCAGTATTTGCCTATTTAGTTGTTATTGGTTTCATGGGGATTTTGGCCACGCATTCTACGCTACCCATAAAGTGGGCCGTACTGGGCGCATTTGTTTTTATTCTTTCTGACTCATTCATAGCGATTGATCGATTCTTAAGGCCTTTACCTTTTAGCAGCTACCTAATTATGATCACCTACTACGCCGCACAATGGATGATCATTCAAGGGGCCTTAAACAAATACAAACAATATAAATCTTAA
- a CDS encoding MFS transporter — protein sequence MTQDQKQREHFLLLIAFAMPIAFSSWMALLNNFTIEAASFTGREIGILQSLREVPGFLAFTAVFVLLFLKEQRFAVISLFTLGFGVFLTGFFPSAMGLYITTIIMSIGFHYFETINQSLTLQWLPKERAAEFMGKALSVKAFAAVFTFGGVWLTIDYFHIDYKWVYAIFGGLTLGLVIYMIFKYPLFEAKTPQQKKLVFKQRYWLFYLLTFLSGARRQIFVVFAAFMMVQKFGYSAGQVALLLLINHFFNMLFAKKIGAWIGRVGEKRALTIEYVGLIFVFVSYALVQNAWIGAALYVIDHLFFAFAIAIKTYFQKVADPADMASTAGVSFTINHIAAVVLPAILGLVWLKSPELVFYIGAGFAFMSLVCSQMIPRHPESGNETVSLFAFAKARA from the coding sequence ATGACCCAAGATCAAAAACAACGTGAACATTTTCTGCTATTAATTGCCTTTGCAATGCCGATCGCTTTTTCTTCGTGGATGGCGTTGTTGAACAACTTCACAATTGAAGCGGCTTCATTTACTGGAAGAGAGATAGGAATTTTACAAAGCCTAAGAGAAGTGCCTGGGTTTTTAGCGTTCACCGCGGTGTTTGTTTTATTGTTTTTAAAAGAGCAGCGGTTTGCGGTCATTTCACTGTTCACGTTAGGCTTTGGCGTATTTTTAACAGGCTTCTTTCCAAGTGCCATGGGCTTGTACATAACGACTATTATTATGTCTATTGGGTTTCATTATTTTGAGACCATTAATCAATCGCTAACGCTGCAATGGCTTCCAAAAGAACGAGCCGCTGAATTTATGGGGAAAGCACTTTCTGTAAAAGCGTTTGCGGCTGTATTTACGTTTGGTGGTGTCTGGCTAACAATAGACTATTTTCATATCGATTATAAATGGGTGTATGCGATCTTTGGCGGGCTTACGCTCGGGCTGGTAATTTATATGATATTTAAATACCCCTTGTTTGAAGCCAAAACGCCGCAGCAGAAAAAGCTAGTGTTTAAGCAGCGTTATTGGTTGTTCTATTTACTCACTTTTTTAAGCGGTGCCCGCCGGCAAATTTTTGTTGTTTTTGCCGCTTTTATGATGGTTCAAAAATTTGGCTACAGTGCCGGTCAAGTTGCATTATTGCTGCTTATTAACCACTTTTTTAATATGTTATTCGCTAAAAAAATTGGCGCATGGATCGGTCGTGTTGGAGAAAAGCGAGCGTTAACGATTGAATACGTGGGGCTTATTTTTGTCTTTGTGAGTTACGCCCTGGTTCAGAATGCTTGGATTGGCGCGGCACTCTATGTTATTGATCATTTGTTTTTCGCGTTTGCTATTGCCATTAAAACCTATTTCCAAAAAGTCGCAGATCCTGCTGATATGGCTTCTACTGCGGGAGTTTCTTTTACCATAAACCACATAGCCGCCGTTGTGTTACCAGCGATTCTTGGGTTGGTCTGGTTAAAATCTCCCGAGCTTGTTTTTTATATCGGCGCTGGTTTTGCATTTATGTCATTGGTCTGTAGCCAAATGATCCCTAGGCACCCAGAATCTGGAAACGAAACAGTCTCCTTATTTGCCTTCGCTAAGGCTAGAGCATGA